Below is a genomic region from Prolixibacteraceae bacterium.
AATACCATCCGTTTTATACCCCCAAAATAGTGCTTGCTCTCTTCCCACAGCGAAGATATTTGCTGGCATGGCAAAGTAGTTTCCATTTCCGATAGAGCTTCCTAAAAATGCTTCGAGTTGATGTGCTCCAAATTGGGCTGTATTGAAACCTAAATCCATTACCTCACTTCGGTTCACAGTTAAATTACCTCCGAATCTTAGCTTCACTGCCTTATCAATTAACACAGTATTTATGTTGAGTTCTAGACCTCGGTTCTCCAGTGATCCTTGGTTTATTAACATTATACCAAAACCTGTAGAGGTAGGAACTTGCTTTTGATTTAAAAGTTCTTTAGTTAATTTACTATATACATCAATCGATCCTGATATACGATTTTCAAAAAGTCCGAAGTCTAAACCGAAATTAATTGATTCTGATGTTTCCCAAGTAATATCTGGATTTGCTAGATTGTTAACACCTACCCCAACTAATTTACCATCGTTGATATCCGAATAGGTAAAGTTCGTTCCTGTATAGTTTGGAATCGTAGAATATGGTGCGATACTTTGGTTACCTGTACGTCCCCACCCTGCACGTAGTTTTAATAAATACAATGCATCTACTTGTTTTAAGAAACGTTCTTCACTTAGCTTCCATGCAAAAGAGGTCGAAGGAAAATATCCCCATCTATGATTTGGAAATTTACTTGATCCATCAGCTCTGAAATTTGTTGTAAGGATGTACTTTCCATCAAAGAAATAGAAGTTCATTCGTCCCAAATACGACTGCAATTGGAAGTCACGCTGTAATGGAGTTAATGCGACAACCGTATTGGCAAGATGAATTCCTTTCGCTCTAAGCACCTGTGAATCGAATCCCAAACCTTTCTCTAACTTGTTCAATGAGGTGTACTTATCTAGAGACGTTCCTATAACCCCTGAGATACGGAAATTGTTAGTAAAGCTTTTATTGAAATTAATCAAATTCTCAATAGTATAATTGGTAGATAGTAGATTTGAGTTTGCAGCCAATCCATTGTTTGCGAACCCCTGGAATAGCCCTAAACCAAACCAACGACTTCTCTCCTTACTTCTATAATTCCCACCAGTTCTGAAGGAGTAACTTAACCCTTTTGCTAATTTGTACTTAATATTCAGACCTAATTGCATGGCATATTCATTACTTAGGTCATCGTAATCGTCTATCCAATCTTTTACGGATGATCTTCCTGTGATATTTTCAAACTCATCAGATTCTGTAAAATATGGTCTTTGATTCACTGCTGCACGAGTTGAGCTTCCTGTGATCCCACCGTTTAAATCACCACTTTGCATCATTGTGTTTCTACGGATATTACCACTCATTGTTAAAGCCATAGATAATTTCTCCGAAAGATTGGAGTTAAGGTTGACTCTCATGTTACTCTGCTGAAGTGATGAACCTTTTACAATACCTTCGATATCCTTATGTCCAAAAGAGACAAAGTAGTCAAGTCCTTTGATTCCTCCACTTGCACTGATACTATAGTTTTGAGATACTCCTGTTTGATAGAGTTCATCTTGCCAATTACGTGGCTGATAAAGAGCATAAGTGGTTGGATCCTTTGGATCATAAACCCCCATTGATGATCCCGCCATATTAATACGATGGACATTTCCATCAGGTTGAACAATAAAATCTTCTGTACCTAAGAATTCATTCTGATATGCTGCGTATGACTTTAAATCAAGTACATCTATTTTTTTTGAGACATTAGATATACCTGTACTCGCTTGGAAATTTATTTTCGCTTTTCCTTTTTTTCCCTTTTTTGTTGTGATCAAAATCACCCCATTTGCACCTCTTGATCCATAAATAGCTGTTGCGGATGCATCTTTCAGTACTTGTATATCTTCGATGTCGTTTGGATCAATATTACTTAAAGCATTTTGCACAGTTTGGTAATCATAACTCCCAATCGCATTTCCTTCATTCTGAGCTGCTGAAGCAAGAGGTATATTATCAACAACATAAAGTGGTTGATTGTCCCCCCTTAGGGATCCTGCTCCTCGGATAATAACACTTTCAGCTGCACCAGGAGTACCACCATTACTTTGAACTTGTACTCCAGATAGTTTTCCTTTTAACATACCGTCAACAGATGAGAAAGAGAGTCCTTCACCCTCTTTTGGACTTAAGGAGCTTACAGAACCTGTTAAATCACTTTTTTTAGCAGAACCATATCCTACAACGACAATCTCTTCAATCTGTTTCTGATCACTTTCCATTACAACTTTAAAGGTGGACTTTGATCCAACAACAATTTCTTGTTGCTTCATTCCAATATAGCGAATGACAATCACCTCAGTAGCATCACGTATTTGTAATCTGAATTGACCTTCTACATCAGTTATAACCCCATTGTTGGTGCCTTTGACCATCACTGTGACACCCACCATCGTTTCGCCATTCTCATCATATACAACTCCACTAATCGTATGCTCTTTTGAAGTATCGCTAGCTCTCTTTATGATCATCACATCATTCTCTGTTACCTTATAAACGAGTGATGTACCATCAAGAATTTCTGATAAAATATTATTTATTGTACTCTCTCCTTCGTATGACACCCGATGAAAATTGGAAACATCTTCGGCATTATAGTAGAAGTTTAAAGAGCTCGTCTTTTCCATCGTCTTTAAAGCATCCTCGACAAGAATATCTCTAAAAGCAACTTTAATGATATTGTCACTTGCTCGAAGATTGGATGTAAATAGGATCATTAAAATGAAGAAAAGAATATTACTCTTTCTCCTTTGAATACTCCACGCATAAACATTTGCAGATGTTTCACGTAGACTCGACATTTTTTTCATAAATTTGTGTGAGTTTTATTAAGTGTGATAGTATTATATATTATCATCTAATTGGGTGTTGTTGCAGCAACACTCAATTCTGATTTTCTTTTAATTGTATCCTATATCCGATTCTTCCAGAAGTTTTTATTGGGATAAAATGAACTGGTAGTACATTCTCCAAAATATTTATAAACGACTGTAGGCCTCTTTCATGATTAAGGGATCCCGTAAAAGACACATTGGGAAGATTCGTACTTCCTCTATCAATTTCTATATCATACCAAGACTCCATTACACATAGAATATTTTCCAAAGTGCTACGATCAAAATGGTAGATACCGTTCATCCACTTATTATAGGCACCTTTAGAGATTGGTTCTAAACTAATAGTATTGGCTTCTATATCATAGATAATTTTCTCTGATGGCTTCATCCGTATGGAGCGACCTTTTATATGGAGTTTTATACTTCCTTCCTCTAATACCGTTTCTATGATATTATCCGTTGGATAGGCTCTAACGTTGAATTGTGTTCCTAAAACTTCAACAGTTTGATCTCCACTCGAGACTAAAAAAGGATGGGATTTATCTTTATGTACATTGAAAAAAGCCTCTCCTTTCATCTGAACAAGCCTTTTTCCATCGTTATATTTATAAGCTAAAGTTCCTCCTGCATTAAGCCATACATGTGTAGAATCAGGAAGAATACACTCTAATATATCTTTATTATCTGCATAATATATTTTTGACTGATCGTAAGGGCTCTTTTGCAATATTATTGATGCGACTAAACCCAAGATAAAAATAACTGATGCTGCTGCACTATATCTGAGGAATTTCCTTACACGTAACCTATTTCTATGTCTTTTTATGGAAAGTAATACCTTTACATCCTTATGATATGATTGGGTATCAAAGCTACAAGACATAGTATCCTGGAAATCCTTCTCTCTGAAAAAATCACAACGAAAGATCTCATCACTCTTGAGGCGATTCCGTATCTGACGTAGTTCTTCTTCATTAATCTCATTAGTTCTATATAATCTTACAATATCTTCAATACTTGACATACCATCATTTTGTTGGTGAGTATATAAGAAATACAGGTATATATCTAAAAACCCTACCTTATCATTGATTTTTTTTTATCAATAAACAAATTAAGTCTCTGTACTTCATCAAATCATCTCTTAATAGTTGTCTTGCTCGATGTAGATGTTTTTCTACTGTCTTTATTGATATTCCTAAAATAATAGCAATTTCCTTATTCTTTAACATCTCCTTTTCTTTCAGTAGTAATACTTCCTTGCACTTCCCAGGAAGATCTTGCACCTTCTGTTCTAGCCTTTTAATTAGGTTTTGTTCTATCAAACTTTGCTCTTGTCTATCCATAAAGGAAACCTCTTCAAGCTCTATTTCATGGCGTAATTGATCAGCATGTCTTCCTTGAACACTCTTATGTTCAAGATGATTCAAACACCTATTCTTTACTGAAAGAAATAAATATGATTTTATAGTAGAGGGGTCTAATTGCTTATTTTGGTCGATAAGTGTTACAAAAACATCTTGAATAATATCATAGGCACTGTCTTTATCAACAAATTTCTGCGCATAATAAAATAGTCGCCGTGAAAAAGACTCATATAATTCCGAATAGTTAGTTGTTGTGTTCAAAATATTATGTGTTGGTTATGGCTTCGTAAATTAATCAACAACTTTTTCTATTAAAAGAAATAGAGAGTTTTTTTATCATAAGAATATATTGACATAAAACCGACTCTTTTAACAAGAATCGGTTCTCTGTAAAATGGCGGCGACCTACTCTCGCCCATATCTGCAGTAGCCTCAGCGCGGTAGGGCTTAACTTCTCTGTTCCCAAAGGGCAATGATGTCGGGAAGAGGTCCCTCTTGCCATAATGGAGACACTACATTAAGATATAGTCCATATACATTATTATTACAAAGAGTATAGACACAAAAAAACCGACTCTTTAATAAGAATCGGTTCTCTGTAAAACGGCGGCGACCTACTCTCACCCATATCTGCAGTAGCCTCAGCGCAGTAGGGCTTAACTTCTCTGTTCCCAAAGGGCAATGATGTCGGGAAGAGGTTCCTCTTGCCATAATGGAGACACACATTAAGATATAGTCCATATACATTGTTATCACAAAAAGTATAGACGCAAAAAAACCGACTCTTTAACAAAAATTGGTTCTCTGTAAAACAACGGCGACCTACTCTCCCACATCTCTGCAGTAGCCTCAGCGCGGTAGGGCTTAACTTCTCTGTTCCCAAAGGGCAATGATGTCGGAAAGAGGTTCCTCTTCCCATAATGGATACACAATAATTTCCATAGTTCATCTATAGCATTATTCACAAAAAGTATAGACGATCGGGTAGATGGCTGGAAGATATTTAATCTTCCAGTACACCTCCCACACCACCGTACGTACGGGTCTCGTATACGGCGACTCCCTAAATCACGACTTTACTTTCTGATAATAATCACTTAGCGTAATATAGCCTGCCTTCTCCAAATTCTTATTCGTTATAGTCGTTTGTAGAATTGGACTCTTTGAAATGAAATGCGCCAATACTTTTTCCTCGTATTAGCATATTCATACGCTTTGCTCTTCAAAACTCCGATCAAATATGCCGCATGAAATAATGATAATTCGCCATCGGGTTAACACTTACCTTTTCGTAGTTCTGTTATTAAAACTTTTCGATGAAATCTGAGATAATCTTTTAAGGATTCCACCTGCATCTCATCAACTCCATGACTCCCTTTATTTCGATAAACCTGTAAATAAGCCTTATTTAGGTTATCTGATTCTAGGACTCGTTCTAATAAATTATCTGTTGTAATGGTCGTTTTCATAATGGCTTCAGTTATCCCATTGAAAGTGTGCGCTCTTGAGTTATTATCGAGTTCCGCTCTACCTTCACTCAAGTAGCTATCTTCCGATATTTTCTGCATTGATCCCTTCATTAGGTAACAGTCTGTATTATGAACAATTTAAGATTCAGTCCTTCCTGTAAAGTGGATACAGTACTATGACCTCGGCTGACTTCTCACAGTTAACTTTTTGTGAATGGACAGGAAAAAAAATACACTGTATCCATCTGTGAGACCTCCCATGGTAAGGAAATTAACTTTCACTCCATCTATCCGCCACATCTACGGTATAAACTCCGTGTAGAATTCGGACTTCACTTTGTTTGGCAAGCTTATCCAGTTATATACCGCCTAATGAGATTCGTATACCTCGGATCAGAGTTTTGCATACGGCTTCCTTCAGGTTATACCTCACGATAAGCACCCTTGCCTTCTGCTAGGTGGTTGGCTCTACAAACCTCCACTACGGACTTGCACCGATTAGTTAATTTACATGCATGGCACACCAAAAAAACCGACTCTTTAATAAGAATCGGTTCTCTGTAAAACGGCGGCGACCTACTCTCCCACATCTCTGCAGTACCATCGGCGCGGTAGGGCTTAACTTCTCTGTTCGGAATGGGAAGAGGTGGAACCCCTATGCAATAACCACCTTAAATTGTTAATACGGTTATTTATATCTGACTTAATGTTACAATCTAACATATATCAGCATACATAGTTCAATATATCTTTTTGACATGCTCCTGGAAAAAGTAATCTAAATACAACTAATCTTTTATTCTAATGAAAGTTTCGGGTAATTAGTACTGCTCGGCTTTGGTCTCACAACCTTTACACCTGCAGCCTATCAACGTCGTAGTCTCCAACGACCCTCTAAGGAAACCTCATCTTGAGTGGAGCTTCGTGCTTAGATGCTTTCAGCACTTATCTCTTCCAAACGTAGCTACTCAGCAATGCACCTGGCGGCACAACTGATACACCAGAGGTTTGTCCACCGCGGTCCTCTCGTACTAGCAGCAGCTTCTCTCAAGTTTCCTGCGCCCACAACAGATAGGGACCGAACTGTCTCACGACGTTCTGAACCCAGCTCGCGTGCCACTTTAATGGGCGAACAGCCCAACCCTTGGGACCTTCTCCAGCCCCAGGATGTGACGAGCCGACATCGAGGTGCCAAACCGCTCCGTCGATATGAGCTCTTGGGAGCGATCAGCCTGTTATCCCCGGAGTACCTTTTATCCTTTGAGCGATGGCCCTTCCATACGGAACCACCGGATCACTATGCTCTACTTTCGTACCTGATCGACGTGTTGGTCTCACAGTCAAGCACCCTTGTGCCATTACACTCTACAGACGGTTACCAATCGTCTTGAGGGTACCTTTAGAAGCCTCCGTTACTCTTTTGGAGGCGACCACCCCAGTCAAACTACCCACCACACAATGTCCTCATTGCTGAGTTAGGTTTCAAACAAGCAAAGGGTCGTATTTCAAGGACGACTCCACAACGCCTAGCGACGCCATTTCATTGTCTCCGACCTATCCTACACATTACTTGCCCAAAATCAATGTGAAGTTGCAGTAAAGGTTCACGGGGTCTTTCCGTCCCGTTGCGGGTAATCGGCATCTTCACCGATACTTCAATTTCACCGAGCTCATGGCTGAGACAGTGCCCAGATCGTTGCACCATTCGTGCAGGTCGGAACTTACCCGACAAGGAATTTCGCTACCTTAGGACCGTTATAGTTACGGCCGCCGTTTACCGGGGCTTCATTTCAGCGCTTCTCCGAAGATAACGCCCCCACTTAACCTTCCGGCACCGGGCAGGTGTCAGGCCTTATACATCATCTTTCGATTTAGCAAAGCCCTGTGTTTTTGATAAACAGTCGCCTGGGCCTTTTCACTGCGGCTCCCCTTGCGAGGAGCGATCCTTCTCCCGAAGTTACGGATCGATTTTGCCTAGTTCCTTAGCCATGAATCACTCGAGCACCTCAGGATTCTCTCCTTGACTACCTGTGTCGGTTTGCGGTACGGGTTTATATAATCTACGTTTAGAGGTTTTTCTAGGAAGCCCTTAGGCACACTATCCAATCGTCCGAAGACTCTCGGTACTATCGGGTTTCAGCTCAACGTGCGGATTTGCCTACACATCTCATAACCTACGCCCTTCAACGTACTATTCCGTCAGTACGCGGTGCTTTCATCACTCCGTCGCCCCATCACAACTATATAAAGTACGGGAATATTAACCCGTTGTCCATCGAGTTCGCCGTTCGGCTACCCCTTAGGTCCCGACTAACCCTGATCCGATTAGCGTTGATCAGGAAACCTTAGTCTATCGGTGGGAGGGTTTCTCGCCCTCCTTATCGTTACTTATGCCTACATTTGCTTTTCTAACCGCTCCAGCGCACCTCACAGTGCACATTCAACGCAGTCAGAATGCTCCCCTACCACTTAATGGTAGTCCATTAAATCCATAGCTTCGGTGATATGTTTGATGCCCGATTATTATCCATGCCCGATCGCTCGACTAGTGAGCTGTTACGCACTCTTTAAATGAATGGCTGCTTCCAAGCCAACATACTAGCTGTCTATGCAATCAGACCTCGTTTGTTCAACTTAACATATACTTGGGGACCTTAGCTGATGGTCCGGGTTCTTTCCCTTTCGGACATGGACCTTAGCACCCATGCCCTCACTCCTGGTAATCATATTACAGCATTCGGAGTTTGTCTGGAGTTGATAGGCGGTGAAGCCCTCGCATCCAAT
It encodes:
- a CDS encoding TonB-dependent receptor; amino-acid sequence: MKKMSSLRETSANVYAWSIQRRKSNILFFILMILFTSNLRASDNIIKVAFRDILVEDALKTMEKTSSLNFYYNAEDVSNFHRVSYEGESTINNILSEILDGTSLVYKVTENDVMIIKRASDTSKEHTISGVVYDENGETMVGVTVMVKGTNNGVITDVEGQFRLQIRDATEVIVIRYIGMKQQEIVVGSKSTFKVVMESDQKQIEEIVVVGYGSAKKSDLTGSVSSLSPKEGEGLSFSSVDGMLKGKLSGVQVQSNGGTPGAAESVIIRGAGSLRGDNQPLYVVDNIPLASAAQNEGNAIGSYDYQTVQNALSNIDPNDIEDIQVLKDASATAIYGSRGANGVILITTKKGKKGKAKINFQASTGISNVSKKIDVLDLKSYAAYQNEFLGTEDFIVQPDGNVHRINMAGSSMGVYDPKDPTTYALYQPRNWQDELYQTGVSQNYSISASGGIKGLDYFVSFGHKDIEGIVKGSSLQQSNMRVNLNSNLSEKLSMALTMSGNIRRNTMMQSGDLNGGITGSSTRAAVNQRPYFTESDEFENITGRSSVKDWIDDYDDLSNEYAMQLGLNIKYKLAKGLSYSFRTGGNYRSKERSRWFGLGLFQGFANNGLAANSNLLSTNYTIENLINFNKSFTNNFRISGVIGTSLDKYTSLNKLEKGLGFDSQVLRAKGIHLANTVVALTPLQRDFQLQSYLGRMNFYFFDGKYILTTNFRADGSSKFPNHRWGYFPSTSFAWKLSEERFLKQVDALYLLKLRAGWGRTGNQSIAPYSTIPNYTGTNFTYSDINDGKLVGVGVNNLANPDITWETSESINFGLDFGLFENRISGSIDVYSKLTKELLNQKQVPTSTGFGIMLINQGSLENRGLELNINTVLIDKAVKLRFGGNLTVNRSEVMDLGFNTAQFGAHQLEAFLGSSIGNGNYFAMPANIFAVGREQALFWGYKTDGIIQEQSDITIVKDGKEQTIEYKNSGRAEVGDIKFVDVNGDGVVDVNDKTFIGNPNPDFSFGLNASVSFKGFDLSVALNGTIGQDILNSGLYLEESPSSSRNIRTDVYQNAWRVDTPSSLYPKIGSSEITDITDRYIEDGSFVRLSNVTLSYTLPKGICNKLHTSSLKFYVTGNNLAIWTDYKGYDPEVNSFSFDGTRQGVDWNSFPKATTVTFGCNIQF
- a CDS encoding FecR family protein, producing the protein MSSIEDIVRLYRTNEINEEELRQIRNRLKSDEIFRCDFFREKDFQDTMSCSFDTQSYHKDVKVLLSIKRHRNRLRVRKFLRYSAAASVIFILGLVASIILQKSPYDQSKIYYADNKDILECILPDSTHVWLNAGGTLAYKYNDGKRLVQMKGEAFFNVHKDKSHPFLVSSGDQTVEVLGTQFNVRAYPTDNIIETVLEEGSIKLHIKGRSIRMKPSEKIIYDIEANTISLEPISKGAYNKWMNGIYHFDRSTLENILCVMESWYDIEIDRGSTNLPNVSFTGSLNHERGLQSFINILENVLPVHFIPIKTSGRIGYRIQLKENQN
- a CDS encoding RNA polymerase sigma-70 factor; amino-acid sequence: MNTTTNYSELYESFSRRLFYYAQKFVDKDSAYDIIQDVFVTLIDQNKQLDPSTIKSYLFLSVKNRCLNHLEHKSVQGRHADQLRHEIELEEVSFMDRQEQSLIEQNLIKRLEQKVQDLPGKCKEVLLLKEKEMLKNKEIAIILGISIKTVEKHLHRARQLLRDDLMKYRDLICLLIKKNQ